ttaattattatgtttaattttctatggtttttaagtcatttttatgtttaaatttctatgattttatgttttttttagtaatttaggtttgAAGTTAtatgtttttgagttttttttttagtAATTTCGGTATGGGACATAACGATCGAGCAATGACGAGGCTGATGTGGAAGTCCGAAACGCGGTCATAACGGGGGGAACACACCCCCCAACTCATTGCAGCTCGTCGCGGAGGATTTCGTGACCGTTATCACCGGGTGAAACGAGAAAAATTGGACCGTTGGCGTATTAAACCATtgacttaattaaaaaaaattaaaattatttattctttTCTTATATAAATACCTATTatctaaacattttttttacacataccttctctttttctctctatATAACCTCAATTATCTTAAAAAAATTATGGATCCTTTCAACTCGTCCGATGATTTCGATGACAATATATTCTTCAGGATGATGTATCATTATTACACTAACGACCTGCTACAGCCAGACCTAGCCCTGCTGCTAACGAGACGTGTGATGTTAAACAAAAATCACGAGGAAGGACACGAGCATCTATATCGCGATTACTTTGCGGATAATTATGTATACGGGGCGAAGGACTTCAAAAGAAAATTTCGTTTGAGTAGGGATGTGTTCTTACAAATCGCCAACGCATTGGAAAGCCGGTATCGCTTCTTTACTATACtattatacaaaataaataaaaatgtactacatgtttctttttaaatttacaacatatgcaatatatttTTAAACTGTAGTTAATTTATGTTTAGGTATGAATTTTTTCAATTGAGATATGATGCTAGAGGTAGACGAGGGTTTACAACGTTGCAGGAATGTGCTGCGGCCATTCGTTTGATGGCTATGAGGGAGTCACCTGACACCATGGACGACTATATGAGAATGTCCGAAAGAACCGCAAGGGAGAGTTTGTATACATTGCCAAGGGGTGTTGTTGAAACATTTGGAGACGTGTATTTGCAGAAACCTTTGTTGCATAATTTGCAAGAATTGTATGCGACGCATGAAGAACGCTATGGGTTTTCCGGAATGATCGGAAGCATTGATTACACACACTGGAAATGGAAAAATTGTCCGGTAGCAAGGAAAGGGAAATACACAAGTGGTCATTATGGATCACCTTTGTTGGTTTTAGAGGTTGTTGCTTCtcaagatttatggatttggcATGTATTTTTTGGGGTTGCGGGTTCCAACAATGACGTCAACGTTCTTGATCAGTCACCAATATTCGATGATCTTTTGAATGGAAAGGCCTCGGATGCTCCTTTCAGGGTGAATGGAAacgaatacaaatatgggtattacCTTACAGATGGAATATATCCTCAGTATTCCACATTCGTGAAGTGTAgtacctggttcctggtatgtattttatttaagtattttgcatttttggcctgggactcggcgagttgaaggcccaactcgtcgagtagaagcggatTTGATACGAGATTTAAATGACGGACTTGTCGAGTCGGcttccaaactcgacgagtagactctgactggacaaaaccctaatctaagggtttacaccctatttaaacatctcatcCAGCCACCCTTCGTCCCTATTGCTTccagaacccccccccccccccatagcaAACATTAGCGGTGTGTGAGAAGATCTAAAGACATTTATGGTGAATTTTGGTGATTTTGATCACAAGAAAGAAGGAAGGGCCTAGAAGGATCAAGAGAAGACCAAGGGAGTTCAAGTTTGTGCATCATTTGCAGTCCCCAGAAAGTATAAAGTCGACACCTTGCTTGTTCATTTGCTAGATCCCCTTTTTGAAGAGATTTAGGTcttttataagccattcttgGTAACcgaccatgattgcaagcatggtcgGGGGTTGAGGCTTCGGATCTAGGTCCATGAAGGAGTTACAAGGTAGAAAAgggctgcttttgcacccatgggAGCCCCCATGCAACTTAAGAATCTcttttagagccttttaggctcaaagtcccatgcatgcacgtaatgttcataactttacgtgctagatcgagtttagggacctagatctatcatttggacaagagTTGTACACCAGAAATCGAAGGAATAGACTTGGACAAtatcgactcggtgagtcgttcttgggactcgacgagtccgaggttAGACTCCCCTTTCTGTTATGGTTCAAAGAGACCTAGTTGATTGTCAGAAGGGTTTTAGAGGGTCCAGGGGAGTGAACCAAACGTATTGGGAAAAGCCATAGTcctggagttcataggactcgacgagtgtatgagccgactcggcgattccaaggcaatctcccaacatttgaagatgaactcgacgagtttttcttacaactcagcgagtctaggaCATGACTGGTTCATAGGATGaggataaactcgacgagttgttcatacaactcggcgagtcggatgaaggttcattcgatgctcgtatagaaggagaactcgtcgagtcatttctgaactcgacgagtagaggcgtgGATAAGGACAGTTAGcggggtagggactcgacgagttggcggcccaacttggcgagtcaggtcaactggaagttgactttggctttggctttgactttgacttggacttggttaggtgtaaaatggtcattttaccctaagaatagatATCAGactctgactaagtgttttgtggggattatagccggaggatttctggagcagcaaTAGACAGAGATTTCTCGCgtagattatcagcagctacttgttcaacatgagttaccttccagtagtggtgggtctacggttacaatgtcggcccaccagtaggagttgtatgttagatgattgtctttgtgatagcatctaggtttgctactacctgatatgttatatgctaacatgatatattatatgtgatagcagtagagttcggttgttaggaccgaagggtaggtcaggcaccccatatatgtctgacagtatgtgatgatatgtttatatgctggcatgatatgtgatagtggtagtaggaggggaatagtccccaagttcggttgttaggaccgaagggtagttcgaacaccccagatatgtctgatagtatgtttatgttatgatatatgtgatagtagctgtagtaggggtggaatagtccccaagggTCGGTTCTTAGGACCGacaggtaggtcagcaccccagaatggcttgacacgggtaggtcaacaccccataatggcttgacacaggtaggttggcaccctagaatggccgtaccgggtaggttgggcaccccaaaattgttcgacagtatgtatgctatatgattgtatggtatgtggtacgatgaaggaactcactaagcttcgtgcttacagtttatatttttggtttcaggtacctgttTAGCGAAGGGGAAGGACTGGCGCGGTAGCAGTAAATCATACACACACGCATTATTTTTCCGCACttgagatattctgggattgtactctcaCATGTTACTATTTTATGATTTGGgttttcaaatatgatatatttttacatagttttcttatgaatgtttttataatcaattaattaaaatgaaaattttggactcgaaatttgggacgttacatgaaGGCATTCCACCACCTGGTTGAAGAATgagacaattttttttaaaagaagacAAGAAGGAGCATGTAAGGATGTGGAACGTGCTTTTGGAGTGCTAAAGGCGAAGTGGCAAGGCCGACTCTATGTTTTGCTTTTTTAAGCAAGGGCTTAGGGCCCCCAATTCTAAGGGGCCTCATATTCTCCAAAGTCCAAAAGTTTAGTCCATTAAAAAATCTAATCCGTTAACCATAAAATAAATGAAGCGGAAGAATAAATTAATGATCGCTGCATTCATGAAACCAAAATGACATTGCATTCTGCTACCGATTTTGATTTTTGCGACATATTCATCTTCCGAGTATAGCAAAGGCCAAAGGGCCCCAAATTTTTGGGGCGCTTTGAGCCCCCAAAATGGTTGAGCCGCCGATGCGAAGTGGCATATAGTCGAACATGCAGCACGACCATTAAATTTAGAAACTCTACGATatatcatgtatgcatgtatcataatgcataaaATGGTAGTAGAAGATAAATGGCGAAATATTGCATACTATATCCTAATGGAGCCCAGACACGTTTAGTTTCAACCAGGAACAACAGAGTATTTGCATCGCGTTGTTGACATTTAGGACGTAAATAAACACAGACAATTTCGAGAAGACTTGGCGGATTATATCTTCTATGGTAACAATAACGACAACGAATagcattgtaattttttttttttttttttgaatttggacgttatttatttatttatttttgaatttgcatgttatgtgtaatttaatttctatgttaattttaatctttaaaaattattgtatgttatttataatttttaaacattatgttttatttattatgttatattttaaaaatatttgtctaaattaaaaaaaaaaaaaagaaattcgaaaaaaataaaaaataaattagaaaatggaaaaaaaaaaattggtgttaTAACAAGATACAACATGGTGACCATTTCCCCACTTAATGTTATAACACCATTGATGATGTGGCATGTGATATGCCACCAAAATGGTGTTATATCTAATTGACACGCCTAATAATCTTAAAAGAACATGTCAACTTTTTTCAAAGGGCGCTGATATTTCCACCGCTTGTTTTCATCCATCCACAGACTTTATTAATAATTGACAATTATACCCTTTACTTAATTGTATAgtgtattttaatttaattattcctAGGCTTTTTAGGGTTGTTTCAGTTTCCAAACGAAGACGCAACCCACAACACGTTCATGAGGCTCAAATCTTCCTCATTTCGCTGCAATCTAATGAATTCACCTGGAATGTAGTGACCAGCAGCTATGCTTCACATTTTCCTTCCGAAACTATGTTGGTTCCACCGGTGATCAATCGGTTCAATATTTCCGGCAAACACTAGCAGAACCGGCAGCAACGAACCAGTTCGTAGATCCCCCTTTTTCTCTGATTTGGATTTTCCGACGGTTTTTCCCTTTTCGCCGATTTCTCAGATCCATTACCATTACGCTGGTTTACAAGTAACCTGAATGTGCGTGACATTTCCGGGTTGGACCAGAAGTTGTCTGTGAAGTAGTTTGTTAAGTTTGTAGGACTTTATTTCGGAGCCCCGATGATGCAATTGTTTAGCAGATTGATGTTCAGTAGTTTAAAATGGCGTCTGTGTCAAGGTAGATAACACGCCTAACACACTCGATTCAAGTATATCACCCAAATAATTTAGAGCGTAGTTCAACGGGTTCTCGAGGGCCACACAAAATCTTCACGAAAAATGTTTCTAGTCAGTCGTGTTAAGACTAAATCTCTCCGGTCAATGCATTCTGGTCCTTCAGACACACATAGGGCCGAAGATGGTTGAAGATTGCAACATCAAATTAAGGAGGAAAGTGGAAGAACGaggtttgtgaggaagaagaagcgtcgggtttaaaaataattaaatttctaaatatagtttatatttaataaaGGGTATAATTGTCAAATAACTATCAAGTTACGtggatgaataaaaaaaatatgtggaAGAATCACCTCCCTTTTTTAAAAACACCGAAACTCCCAAAAATGGTTACATAATGCAATTAATGCATGATTTGATTGCATTTGTCACGAGCAAATACTTTTCTTCTTCTATCACGCTTCGAGAGGGACTTTCAAAATAATGCAATCGAGCTTTCTAATGGATTAAATAGCTCAAGGCCAGGCCTCGTCATGATATGACTCATTCAATAGTGGATTAATGTATTTGGATAATTATATCCTACTTGCATGTCCCTTCTTTTGCAGTATATATATGTATCGATCGGTGATTGTTCTTTGTCAAATATTTTAGGCTACACAGTCATAAAaaagaagagactaattaaagcatttttctcttctttcttttaagaaaaaaaaatggagTATGATAAGTCTATTGTAACTATCTTGATTCCCATACTCAGTTTACTTGTCTCATTGAATTACATACCATGCAAAGCTCAGCTTTCTTCCACCTTTTacgatgacacatgccctaatgCACTCAGCACTATTAGAACTTCTATTGGTGCTGCGGTGACAAGTGACCGTCGCATGGCAGCCTCTCTCATTCGCCTTCACTTTCACGATTGTTTCGTTCAGGTTCATTTTGTTTCTTAATTAAATCTCTCTCACACACATGCACTTCTTCcatatatgcatatatgcatggtGCTTCTATTTATACATCAGATCATGTAAGTTTTGCAGGGTTGTGATGCATCAATATTACTAGAAGTTGCCCCAAGTGAAAAGGATGCATTTAGGAACGGAGGTGTGAGGGGCTATGAAGTTATAGATGATGCAAAAGCTGCTGTCGAGAGCGTATGTCCTGGCATTGTTTCTTGTGCAGATGTACTTGCTGTCGCTGCTCGTGATGCTTCTGTAGAGGTAATATATGGCAAAAGCTTTTATATGATGTACATAAATAAAGATTCATAGAATCTGCAATTTCGACTGGTAATtaaattaattagtttttttttatgtctGAAATTAATACGTAGGTGGGTGGTCCTTCATGGTCAGTAAGGCTTGGAAGAAGAGATTCTCTAACAACAAACCCAGATGAAGCTAACAATATTCTTCCATTAGGTAGTATGGGTTTAGATGTACTCATTCCAATCTTTGCTCAAAAGTCACTCAGCGTAAGAGACATGGTTGCTCTTTCAGGTAATGATCACTTACatctatatattttaattaaatatatcTTCCTGACAGATGAAATGAAAACATGTTTGTTACATAATACTTATACTTGTTGTCATGCAGGGGCTCATACAATAGGGCAAGCAAGATGCGTTACGTTTAGGGCGAGGATATACGCCAACGACTCAAACATAGATCCTGAATTTGCTAGTAACCTTAGGACCAACTGTCCGCAGACTGGAGGCGACGGGAACTTGGAGCGACTTGATTTGGTGACACCAAATACATTTGACGTCAACTACTTCAGGAATCTTTTGGAAAGAAGGGGTCTTCTAACATCAGACCAGGCACTGTTTAATGGAGATTCAACTGATAGCATCGTACAAGAGTACGTCGACAACCCTGCTTTATTTGAATCTGATTTTGCTGCTGCGATGGTTAGGATGGGAGACCTTGATCCCCTTACCGGTGCTAATGGGGAGATAAGGACTCTTTGCACTGCTCTCAATTAAGAAAGAAGAATAGTGATGTACGTAATGATCAATGTATAATAATATTTCAAACCTAATAAAACTATCCACTACGTACTATAAGAATTTTCTTCATTTGATTTATTCTTAGAGTAAATTATGCAAATGATCCTCGTGGTTCGGTAATGTGCGCTTAGTCCCTATTTTTTTTCTTAACTCGGACGGTCTTTAGCATGTAATTTTTCTTTGCGCGTTTAGTCCCTGTTTTAGATTGTATtaccctttttatttttttttaatttgttaattatttatttattaaaaatgaatGGGTCCCACCCCTTACCTTCACCCTTCCCATGTCTCTTACACCTCATTCCCGAGTTCAACTTACCGAGAGAAAGGAAAGTAAATGgatggaaatgagaagaaaataaaagaaattaatgtTTCCAAATTTTATTAAAGGGGGGAAGTGGAGGGAAATGAGAGGATCattttccctcctaactttccttccgatttaggaggatttggaaagaaagaacaaaatgattcattttccttccacttctctccaactcgtgaacacaaaagaaaattttgttttcctttccttctcttcttttctctcatgactttcttttctattctcttcttttcttttgttaaacttgGGAACAAGACGTTAATCATTATCATCGACCAATTCATCTGCTACCACCACTACAAATTTCCTTCTTCCCTCCTCCCCTCCTTTACCTGTCGGAAAGCTCCCAACCACCTCCTTTCTCTCACCAGAAAGCCTAATAGTCTCTCCTTCATCAACACCACTACTTTCTTCACCCTCGATCGAGAAGAAGGGGTGATATATACTGGACACTGTAGATATCCGCCTTGGTAGACTGTTGCTTAGGGATCTAAACTGCTGCTCAATCCCTACATCGGAGGCTGTGTTAGCGACCAAAATTGTTGCTTGGACCATCGTCAGCCTCTGGACAGTGTTGCTGGTGTTAGGGTTCCACCATCGAAAAATCGACGAGTGCAAAATCGACGACACCAACATTCGCTGCTCCAACCACCAACGCCCACCGCCCATGCAAGTTCTTCTCGTTGAATCTAATTTCTTTCGTCAAACATTCAATTTGTAGGTTCGAATTTTGTAGAGTTTGGTTGAAATCCTTTCGGTTTTTGCAAGTTCCGATGACTGTTCAACTAATATGCAATCATCTCAGTAGCAATTCAGAGTTGAATTGATAAACCCTAATGTCAACCTTCATACCGCCTCTACTCCGCGTAGATGCATTTGATTTTAGTAGGTTTGTTTTAGGTttcattttagttttaatttgatttgatCTTAACGACGAACCTAGGGAACTGGAATTGTAGGTTCaattttgaattttgggtttaAGTCATTTGGTTCGATTTTGGTTTAGGATTTAAATATCAGGTTTAATTTTGGTTTTTGATTTGATTAGCAGATTGGATTTTAGTTATAGGTTTAGTTTGTCCGGAGAACTGGAATTATGTTCTGAGATTGTCACCAAAGGTGGTGCCAGAACTAGAAGAGGATTTAGGGTGGAATGGGTCCTTTttccaataatatattaatagtttattttattttataataattaaaataataaaaaaagaaaataaacataTATCACTATGGGGAATAATCTTTTTAGGTCCGGCAAGGACCAATCAcccaataaaaaatattttagggATCGTCCGAGTTAAAAAATGAATTAATGACCAAACACGCAGATTACCTAAACCATTGGGACTATTTGCATCatatactcttatatatatatatatatatatatatatatatatatatatatatatatatatatatatatatatatatatatatatatatatatatatagaaagagagagagaaaatgaagttCAACAACGAACTCCCTTTTAGGGAGTGAACCAACGAACTATGCATATATCAGATGCataagtttattttttttatatttttattattatttttttcaaaaaacagaCATTTTTGAATAGCCTAAAAAATTATGAACACCACCGTGCTCATGCTTCACCGCCTTAGAGACCATAAATCAAGTCTCTAAATCATATGTACTGGGGGTGCTTGATCCCCTTGTGTTGTGTGTTTATTGGAATGAAATTTTTACTTTGATTTTAGTTAAACTGTTCTCAATTTAGTTTTCTACACGGCTTCCCTAATTTGTTCATTCTCTTTAGTTTTGTTTGATTCCTGAATTCGAAACATTGATGGGTCTAATTAGGGTATGAAATAGAGATAAATTTCCTTCCAATCGATTGTTTGAAGGTTTCTCTTCAATCGATGGAAACCAGGTCGTATGCCACATACCTTCTCGCCATCATGTTAACCATTGCCACCTCTCACATCCATGTCTCCAGTTCAGATGGTAAATTACgtatctctctctactttctcacTTTCATGCCAGTTTCAGTTGCTTGGTTTTAAATGTACTTTATTGTATATCGAAATGGGTTTGAATTAGTAGGATTAttattatgaaattttgaagaaactGAAAATGCATACCACCTGTTTGATAAAATGTGTATTTAAAATCTAGGAAATTTTTTGGTCGGATATAAAACAAGCTTTACATAATAATCGGACCATCAAGAATTGCTTATTATTTTGGAAATGTGATAGGATTGATTTGTTTAATGCTTTGTTAAGCTTAATAAGATGTTAGTTGCTTTTCTTTATATAAGGTCCTGTTAGCGAAACCTAGAAACAGGTTCCTTACTTTTTGAACAACAATATTTTACACAAAATCGACAAGGGGAAAGTCCTTATGACATACATGTTTGTTTgatatgttgtttgttttttattgaATAGGGTTCTAATTCAACAAGGGGAAAATCCTTATGCGTTGAGTTGAAGTGCAGAGCTTTCAGCTTACTGAGCTAGTGTTACCATCGCGTTGGATCTGTATCTTCTTAAAAACAACTACTAAACAAAGGGACTAGCACCTATTGTGGAGTTTGGAGAAGGGTATGAAAGTTTCTTCTGTGGTTTTACTTTTACAATGCAATTTCTTGTTACATGTTCTTCAAAGTATGGAGTTCTTGTCATAACTTATATTTTAATTAGCATTATTATATGCAAGTTGTACAATTTGGATTTGTGCTAAATGTTATTGTTATGTATTGGAAGGTTTTCTAAGAAGTTATGGGTTTGTAACATCTATTCACAACTTGCAATTACACTCATCATTGAAGGAGAT
The genomic region above belongs to Lactuca sativa cultivar Salinas chromosome 4, Lsat_Salinas_v11, whole genome shotgun sequence and contains:
- the LOC111914572 gene encoding uncharacterized protein LOC111914572, translated to MLNKNHEEGHEHLYRDYFADNYVYGAKDFKRKFRLSRDVFLQIANALESRYEFFQLRYDARGRRGFTTLQECAAAIRLMAMRESPDTMDDYMRMSERTARESLYTLPRGVVETFGDVYLQKPLLHNLQELYATHEERYGFSGMIGSIDYTHWKWKNCPVARKGKYTSGHYGSPLLVLEVVASQDLWIWHVFFGVAGSNNDVNVLDQSPIFDDLLNGKASDAPFRVNGNEYKYGYYLTDGIYPQYSTFVKCSTWFLPEDFWSSNRQRFLA
- the LOC111914667 gene encoding basic peroxidase; translation: MEYDKSIVTILIPILSLLVSLNYIPCKAQLSSTFYDDTCPNALSTIRTSIGAAVTSDRRMAASLIRLHFHDCFVQGCDASILLEVAPSEKDAFRNGGVRGYEVIDDAKAAVESVCPGIVSCADVLAVAARDASVEVGGPSWSVRLGRRDSLTTNPDEANNILPLGSMGLDVLIPIFAQKSLSVRDMVALSGAHTIGQARCVTFRARIYANDSNIDPEFASNLRTNCPQTGGDGNLERLDLVTPNTFDVNYFRNLLERRGLLTSDQALFNGDSTDSIVQEYVDNPALFESDFAAAMVRMGDLDPLTGANGEIRTLCTALN